From Caminibacter mediatlanticus TB-2, the proteins below share one genomic window:
- a CDS encoding NADH-quinone oxidoreductase subunit C — protein MSIKEAFDFELREVKDKKGNIEYWAKIDKYKILDVAKTIKNLNGRCVIITAYKEEIPRLVYHFDVDGVLINIEVDIEDKRVDSITPILKSASWAEREFKEMYGIEPINHPNPKRLFLDDSIDEEVLARFIPLSKAMSGNLTSKMWHKIQKENNEKD, from the coding sequence ATGTCTATAAAAGAAGCATTTGATTTTGAATTAAGAGAAGTTAAAGATAAAAAAGGAAATATTGAATATTGGGCAAAAATTGATAAGTATAAAATTTTAGATGTTGCTAAAACTATAAAAAATTTAAATGGTAGATGTGTAATTATTACTGCTTATAAAGAAGAAATACCAAGACTTGTATATCATTTTGATGTTGATGGTGTTTTAATAAATATTGAAGTTGATATTGAAGACAAAAGAGTTGATTCTATAACTCCCATTTTAAAATCTGCTTCTTGGGCTGAGAGAGAATTTAAAGAAATGTATGGGATTGAGCCTATTAATCATCCAAACCCAAAAAGGCTATTTTTAGATGATTCTATTGATGAAGAGGTTTTAGCAAGGTTCATTCCACTCTCAAAAGCTATGAGTGGTAATTTAACCTCAAAAATGTGGCATAAAATCCAAAAGGAAAATAATGAAAAAGATTAA
- a CDS encoding 4Fe-4S binding protein — translation MRFRGKLKVDANLCTACATCEEVCPSGAIHITEDESSFIHTTWYNTCCFCANCEFFCPTGAIKLTNDYHTVNLQEDKYKFITKAIIKKIECKMCGEKFVKPSISLLKKSYPHISDNIEELANFCPECRKKVAFERLHLCL, via the coding sequence ATGAGATTTAGAGGTAAGTTAAAAGTAGATGCTAATTTATGTACTGCTTGTGCAACTTGTGAGGAAGTTTGTCCATCAGGGGCTATTCATATTACAGAGGATGAGAGTAGCTTTATCCATACAACTTGGTATAACACTTGCTGTTTTTGTGCAAATTGTGAATTTTTTTGTCCAACAGGGGCTATAAAACTTACAAATGATTATCACACAGTTAATTTACAAGAAGATAAATACAAATTCATTACAAAAGCTATTATCAAAAAAATAGAGTGCAAAATGTGTGGAGAAAAATTTGTAAAACCTTCTATTTCTTTACTTAAAAAATCTTATCCTCACATAAGTGATAACATAGAAGAATTAGCAAATTTTTGTCCTGAATGTAGGAAAAAAGTTGCATTTGAAAGGTTGCATTTATGTCTATAA
- a CDS encoding NADH-quinone oxidoreductase subunit B family protein has translation MSSNPKIFRINTGSCNGCDVEIAASVMSSRFDLQKLGCEYIETSEDADIFMITGPVTARSLPFLKEVIKNHKKPYVVISLGTCSVTCGIFRDSYPILGPVDSYVNVDVNVAGCPPRPQAILEGVKTAIEILKRKNNEI, from the coding sequence ATGAGTAGTAATCCTAAAATATTTAGAATCAATACTGGTAGTTGTAATGGATGCGATGTTGAAATTGCAGCATCTGTTATGTCAAGTAGGTTTGATTTACAAAAACTTGGTTGTGAATATATAGAAACAAGTGAAGATGCTGATATTTTTATGATAACAGGACCTGTTACTGCGAGAAGTCTTCCTTTTTTAAAAGAAGTAATTAAAAATCATAAAAAACCTTATGTTGTAATTTCACTTGGGACATGTAGTGTTACTTGTGGAATTTTTAGAGACTCTTATCCTATATTAGGGCCCGTGGATAGTTATGTAAATGTGGATGTTAATGTTGCTGGATGTCCTCCAAGACCACAAGCAATTCTTGAAGGAGTAAAAACAGCAATCGAGATATTAAAAAGGAAAAATAATGAGATTTAG
- a CDS encoding proline--tRNA ligase produces MRFSRLFCYTLKEAPKDAVTPSHIYLIRGGYIKQVAAGIYDFAPLGKIVLDNIRDIIKKEMDNSGAQEVMLSFITPYELWEETGRAKKYGDELLRIEDRKGNKFVLSPTNEESVVDLVRSYVKSYKQLPINLYQINLKFRDEARPRFGLLRGREFIMKDAYSFHKDEEDLDREFNLMEETYKKIFSKMGLDFRVVEADSGAIGGSGSKEFMVLANTGEDDIVVCSKCDYAANIEVAKRKTIKKENPIKTETIEEVYTPNKKTIEEVCEFLGIDPFFSIKAVVKKAIFDDKEEIVVFFVRGTDTLEETKAKNAIGAIDLADASEEEIKKAGLVPGFIGPFGIPSNIKYVIDDDLRMAEELVCGANKKDYHIKGAGLLDANLLGNLTIYRDIAAVKEGDLCPKCGKPLKITKGIEVGHIFKLGDVYSKPMNATFLDENGKAKPFIMGCYGIGVSRLIAAAIEQNHDDKGIIWPKEIAPFVVDIIIGDVKKENQVKFAENLYEKLKNENIKVLLDDRKERFGVKINDFELLGFPYAVIVGKKLKDGIVEIRDRRSDEKIEVKSNEVFDFLKEKLKKD; encoded by the coding sequence ATGAGATTTTCAAGATTATTTTGTTATACACTAAAAGAAGCACCAAAAGATGCAGTAACTCCAAGTCATATCTATTTAATAAGAGGTGGATATATAAAACAAGTAGCAGCTGGAATATACGATTTTGCTCCTCTTGGAAAAATAGTTTTAGATAACATAAGAGATATTATTAAAAAAGAGATGGATAATTCAGGAGCACAAGAAGTAATGCTTAGTTTCATAACTCCATATGAACTTTGGGAAGAGACAGGAAGGGCTAAAAAATATGGAGATGAACTTTTAAGAATTGAAGATAGAAAAGGAAATAAATTTGTATTATCTCCTACTAATGAAGAAAGTGTTGTTGATTTAGTTAGAAGTTATGTAAAAAGTTATAAACAACTTCCAATAAATCTTTATCAAATAAATTTAAAATTTAGAGATGAAGCAAGACCAAGATTTGGACTGCTTAGAGGTCGTGAATTTATTATGAAAGATGCTTATTCATTTCATAAAGATGAAGAAGATTTAGATAGAGAATTTAATTTAATGGAAGAGACTTATAAAAAAATATTTTCTAAAATGGGGCTTGATTTTAGAGTAGTTGAGGCTGATAGTGGTGCTATTGGTGGAAGTGGAAGTAAAGAGTTTATGGTTTTAGCAAATACAGGTGAAGATGATATTGTAGTATGCAGTAAGTGTGATTATGCAGCTAATATTGAAGTAGCAAAAAGAAAAACTATTAAAAAAGAAAATCCAATTAAGACTGAAACAATAGAAGAAGTTTATACTCCTAATAAAAAAACAATTGAAGAAGTTTGCGAATTTTTAGGAATTGACCCATTTTTTAGTATAAAAGCTGTTGTTAAAAAAGCTATTTTTGATGATAAAGAAGAGATAGTTGTATTTTTTGTTAGAGGAACTGATACATTAGAAGAGACAAAAGCAAAAAATGCAATAGGGGCAATTGATTTAGCTGATGCAAGTGAAGAAGAAATAAAAAAAGCTGGGCTTGTGCCAGGATTTATAGGACCATTTGGAATACCAAGTAATATTAAGTATGTTATTGATGATGATTTAAGAATGGCTGAGGAGCTTGTATGTGGAGCTAATAAAAAAGATTATCATATAAAAGGAGCTGGACTTCTTGATGCAAATTTACTTGGAAATTTAACAATTTATAGAGATATTGCAGCTGTAAAAGAAGGAGATTTGTGTCCTAAATGTGGAAAGCCACTTAAAATTACAAAAGGAATAGAAGTAGGACATATTTTTAAACTTGGAGATGTTTATTCTAAACCTATGAATGCAACTTTTCTTGATGAAAATGGAAAAGCTAAGCCATTTATTATGGGATGTTATGGTATTGGTGTTAGTAGATTAATTGCTGCTGCTATTGAGCAAAATCATGATGATAAAGGTATTATTTGGCCAAAAGAGATAGCTCCATTTGTTGTGGATATAATTATTGGAGATGTTAAAAAAGAAAACCAAGTTAAATTTGCTGAAAATTTATATGAAAAATTAAAAAATGAAAATATAAAAGTATTACTTGATGATAGAAAAGAGAGATTTGGAGTTAAAATTAATGATTTTGAACTTCTTGGATTTCCATATGCAGTAATTGTTGGTAAAAAATTAAAAGATGGAATAGTAGAAATTAGAGATAGAAGAAGTGATGAAAAAATAGAAGTTAAGAGTAATGAAGTTTTTGATTTTTTAAAAGAAAAATTAAAAAAAGACTAA
- a CDS encoding S4 domain-containing protein — MRIDKFLNAVNIVKRRAIATEMLDEGVVFVNGKKAKKSKEIKIDDIIEIKYLNGSKKYKVLKLPESKTIPKSKKDEYVKEIK, encoded by the coding sequence TTGAGAATTGATAAATTTTTAAATGCTGTAAATATAGTAAAAAGAAGAGCAATTGCTACTGAAATGTTAGATGAGGGAGTTGTTTTTGTTAATGGAAAGAAAGCAAAAAAAAGTAAAGAAATAAAAATTGATGATATAATAGAAATAAAATATTTAAATGGAAGTAAAAAATACAAAGTATTAAAACTTCCTGAGAGTAAAACTATTCCAAAATCAAAAAAAGATGAATATGTTAAGGAGATAAAATGA